The Oryzias melastigma strain HK-1 linkage group LG3, ASM292280v2, whole genome shotgun sequence genome contains a region encoding:
- the gnpnat1 gene encoding glucosamine 6-phosphate N-acetyltransferase: MANINYNSPSCAVGGGNAPQTLDAVRQFDRKKNWNIFRATSYDRGGSSSDDTPGVALNDVALPHSYIAAALRCSPPSRNSAGPAPVCCFHRDCGMLLDETPLFEPSLLQEIDWSNNTVTFSPPISPSSPGEGLVLRPLCMADFNRGFFKVLSQLTKTGDVTPEQFAKKFEHMKSTGDYYVIVVEDTNMGQIVATATLITEHKFIHSCAKRGRVEEVVVSDMCRGKQLGKLLVTALTLLSKKLNCYKVTLECAPKNVAFYQKFGYAASDETYMQCRFFD; this comes from the exons ATGGCAAATATTAACTACAACTCACCCTCCTGCGCGGTAGGTGGCGGTAATGCGCCTCAAACGTTGGATGCCGTACGCCAATTCGATCGAAAGAAGAACTGGAACATCTTCCGTGCCACGTCCTACGACAGAGGCGGAAGTAGTAGCGATGACACCCCCGGCGTTGCTCTGAACGATGTAGCTCTGCCTCATTCATACATCGCCGCAGCTCTCCGCTGTTCACCACCCTCCAGGAACTCAGCTGGACCGGCTCCTGTGTGCTGCTTTCACCG AGATTGTGGAATGCTGCTGGACGAGACTCCACTTTTTGAGCCCTCTCTGCTCCAGGAGATAGACTGGAGCAACAACACCGTCACCTTCTCTCCGCCCATCTCGCCGTCCAGCCCGGGAGAAGGTCTGGTGCTCAGGCCACTGTGCATGGCCGATTTTAACAGAG GTTTCTTCAAAGTTTTATCCCAGCTCACCAAGACCGGTGATGTCACACCGGAGCAGTTTGCCA agaaattcGAACACATGAAGTCGACCGGGGACTACTATGTGATTGTGGTTGAAGACACAAATATGGGACAGATTGTCGCCACGGCCACGCTGATCACTGAACACAAATTCATCCACTCCTGCGCAAAG AGGGGCAGGGTGGAGGAGGTCGTTGTGAGTGACATGTGCAGAGGGAAGCAGTTGGGAAAGTT GTTAGTCACTGCTCTCACCCTTCTCAGCAAAAAGCTCAACTGCTATAAAGTGACCCTGGAATGTGCTCCCAAGAATGTGGCTTTTTACCAGAAGTTTGGCTACGCCGCCTCAGACGAGACGTACATGCAGTGCAGGTTCTTTGACTGA
- the LOC112160820 gene encoding E3 ubiquitin-protein ligase AMFR, protein MPLMFLERFPWPSLQTYTVLSVALLAGSIFSAYTTVTDPGFGALEPDDTPAPSHVDLENLSNAVGNSELATTILWYLVTDSLFVWVLVNTFCCSLMLIAKMIQYVVFGPLRVSEKQHLKDKFWNFIFYKFIFIFGVLNVQTVEEVVMWCLWFSALVFLHLMVQLCKDRFEYLSFSPSTPMSSHVRVLCLLVSLLLDCCGLAVVCGFLGASHGMHTLSFMAAECLLVTVRTGHVIMRYSIHLWDLNHPGTWESKGTYVYYTDFIMELAMLFLDLMHHIHMLLFGNIWLSMASLVIFMQLRYLFHEVQRRVRRHKNYLRVINNMEARFAVATAEELAANDDDCAICWDAMLTARKLPCGHLFHNSCLRSWLEQDTSCPTCRTSLNISGDGSQVRNQQQGVGLEDNMGPVGAAPDARPHINQHNHFFHFDGSRIASWLPSFSVEVMHTTNILGMAPPNNSQLMAMTHQIQEMFPQVPSYLVMQDLQLTRSVEVTTDNILEGRIQVPFPAQAIEHSPTNENPAQDEQAGPSGASEQNANESDNMEARGGRFSKSADERQKMLKLRKEEMLQHARRRYLNKCPENQEEDLPRLEEDSVPEMDSTVLRRRTMAAAAERRMQNQQDAAP, encoded by the exons ATGCCTCTAATGTTCCTGGAGAGGTTTCCGTGGCCCAGCCTGCAGACCTACACAGTACTGAGTGTGGCTTTGCTCGCTGGCAGCATCTTCAGTGCCTACACTACTGTCACAGACCCCGGCTTTGGGGCCTTGGAACCGGATGATACACCTGCTCCCTCCCACGTCGATCTTGAAAACCTAAGCAATGCTGTTGGTAACTCAGAACTGGCAACGACGATCCTGTGGTATCTGGTGACTGACAGTCTGTTCGTGTGG GTGTTGGTGAATACATTCTGCTGTTCCTTGATGCTAATTGCAAAAATGATTCAGTATGTGGTCTTTGGGCCCCTAAGAGTCAGCGAGAAGCAG CATCTGAAAGACAAATTTTGGAACTTTATTTTCTACAAATTCATTTTCATCTTTGGAGTATTAAACGTGCAAACAGTTGAGGAGGTGGTCATGTGGTGCTTGTGGTTCTCAGCTCTGGTCTTTCTCCATCTCATGGTGCAGCTTTGCAAAGACCGATTTGAATAT CTGTCTTTCTCCCCCTCCACTCCTATGAGCAGCCACGTGAGAGTGCTTTGTCTGCTGGTCTCCCTGCTCTTGGACTGCTGCGGCCTTGCCGTGGTCTGCGGCTTCTTAGGGGCTTCACATGGCATGCACACCCTCTCCTTTATGGCAGCAGAG tgTCTGTTGGTGACTGTGCGGACTGGGCATGTCATTATGCG TTACTCCATCCATCTGTGGGATTTGAACCATCCAGGCACCTGGGAGAGCAAAGGCACTTACGTCTACTACACTGACTTCATCATGGAGTTGGCTATGCTGTTTCTTGACCTCATGCACCACATCCACATGCTG CTTTTTGGTAACATTTGGTTGTCCATGGCGAGCTTGGTGATCTTCATGCAGCTGCGATACCTTTTCCATGAAGTCCAGCGGCGTGTTCGCCGTCACAAAAATTACCTCCGCGTCATCAACAACATGGAGGCCAG atttgctgTTGCTACAGCTGAGGAGCTAGCAGCCAACGATGATGATTGCGCCATCTGCTGGGATGCCATGCTAACAGCACGCAAGCTGCCCTGTGGTCATCTCTTTCATAA CTCCTGCTTACGTTCGTGGCTGGAGCAGGACACGTCGTGTCCCACGTGTCGAACGTCGTTGAATATTAGCGGCGATGGAAGTCAGGTCAGAAATCAGCAGCAGGGCGTCGGTCTGGAAGACAACATGGGCCCAGTCGGAGCCGCTCCAGACGCTCGGCCACACATCAATCAGCACAATCACTTCTTCCACTTTGACG GATCTCGGATCGCCAGCTGGCTGCCCAGTTTTTCAGTGGAAGTAATGCACACCACCAATATTCTGGGCATGGCTCCACCAAACAATTCTCAGCTTATGGCCATG ACACATCAGATTCAGGAGATGTTTCCTCAGGTGCCCTCATATCTCGTAATGCAGGACCTTCAACTGACTCGCTCTGTGGAAGTCACAACAGACAACATTCTGGAGGGGCGCATACAGGTGCCTTTCCCTGCACAG GCTATAGAGCATTCACCTACAAATGAAAACCCTGCACAAGATGAGCAAGCAGGTCCCAGCGGAGCGTCTGAGCAGAATGCCAACGAGTCGGACAACATGGAAGCCAGAGGAGGTCGTTTCTCCAAGTCAGCTGACGAGAGACaaaagatgctaaagctgagAAAAGAGGAGATGCTCCAGCATGCACGCAG GAGATATCTGAATAAGTGTCCAGAGAATCAAGAAGAGGATTTGCCCAGACTAGAAGAAGACTCTGTCCCCGAAATGGACTCGACTGTGCTGAGACGTAGaaccatggcagcagctgcagagagacGCATGCAAAACCAACAAGACGCAGCCCCCTGA
- the LOC112160947 gene encoding leukotriene B4 receptor 1 yields the protein MNPFTVESPTEAPEEYGTGTAVACVILGLSFLIGVPGNLFVIWTILRSMKRRSHTVMLILHLAVADTVVLITLPLWIYSMAHTWEFGEGTCKALVYFISTCMYSSIFFITLMSVERFVAISHPFVMLRWGNKSFMNRFLLFLWLLAFSMGTPAILTQSLNETDGVTQCFFREFSSDTQAIIIVCLETVAGFVLPLIILSICSCHVSMKIKKLSFNSKPKSVVLVHAVVIAFILCWLPHHIINIIDVVCLLISDTEHEYVPEYLVFSSGALVFISSSVNPMLYAFFAKNFRGSLEGSRLVRLFQEMTTYTNKLRDLAVQQQSEQGPSTQEEFISDSTC from the coding sequence ATGAACCCCTTCACCGTGGAATCCCCCACAGAGGCTCCCGAGGAGTATGGCACCGGGACGGCAGTGGCGTGCGTTATTCTGGGCTTGTCCTTCCTAATTGGAGTTCCAGGAAACCTGTTTGTGATCTGGACCATCCTGAGATCCATGAAAAGGCGCTCACACACCGTGATGCTCATCTTGCATCTGGCTGTTGCAGACACCGTGGTCCTCATCACCCTGCCTCTGTGGATTTACTCCATGGCGCACACCTGGGAGTTTGGAGAGGGAACGTGCAAGGCTTTGGTGTACTTCATCAGCACCTGCATGTACAGCAGCATCTTCTTCATCACTCTAATGAGTGTGGAACGTTTTGTAGCAATTTCTCATCCGTTTGTGATGCTGCGCTGGGGAAACAAAAGTTTCATGAACAgatttcttctatttttgtgGCTACTTGCCTTTTCTATGGGAACGCCGGCCATCCTGACCCAAAGTTTAAACGAAACAGACGGAGTTACCCAGTGCTTTTTTAGAGAATTCAGCTCCGATACCCAAGCGATCATCATTGTGTGCCTGGAGACAGTGGCCGGATTTGTGCTTCCTTTAATTATTCTTTCTATCTGTAGCTGTCACGTCAGCATGAAAATCAAGAAACTGAGTTTTAATTCAAAGCCGAAGTCGGTGGTTCTCGTTCACGCTGTGGTGATTGCTTTCATATTGTGCTGGCTGCCTCACCATATTATCAACATCATTGACGTGGTCTGCCTCCTGATATCAGACACTGAACACGAATACGTCCCAGAATATCTTGTCTTTAGCTCTGGCGCTCTTGTTTTCATCAGCAGCTCCGTCAATCCCATGCTGTATGCTTTCTTTGCGAAGAATTTCAGAGGAAGTCTGGAAGGCTCTCGCCTGGTCAGGCTGTTTCAGGAAATGACTACTTACACAAATAAACTCAGAGATCTGGCAGTACAGCAGCAGTCTGAACAGGGACCATCCACTCAGGAAGAATTCATATCTGatagtacatgttaa
- the si:dkey-148a17.6 gene encoding leukotriene B4 receptor 1, whose amino-acid sequence MSISDERVPSETMATRELDGGTVGACVILGLSFLVGAPGNVFVIWTILRHVKQRSHTVVTILHLAAADLLVLVTLPLWIYSLAHSWVFGEACCKAMVFVINACMYSSVFIITLMSLERFVAVRYPFASVNWKKKKAMNKVLLAVWTVSFLFSIPVIPTQIVDTDLGQEQCLYRNYTSTTQELLCLLLETVLGYILPFSILVICYGCLCSRITQMTFRSKRKSTVVIGSIVIAFGICWTPYHIGNLLSLVILAMQDSYKDAADNLENIRSTMATIAGALVFISSTINPILYMFAARSFRESLRETGIQKLFRHISSTSPGEGNREVSFVTKKHSNQSETSQCVVDSNVQMDVLLKMCEDAPS is encoded by the coding sequence ATGAGCATCTCCGATGAGCGCGTTCCCTCAGAGACGATGGCCACTAGGGAGTTAGATGGTGGGACAGTAGGGGCTTGCGTGATcttgggtttgtccttcttggTTGGGGCTCCCGGGAACGTGTTTGTGATCTGGACAATCTTGAGGCACGTTAAGCAGCGCTCTCACACCGTGGTGACCATCCTGCACCTGGCCGCTGCAGATTTGCTGGTCCTCGTCACTCTGCCGCTGTGGATCTACTCGTTGGCGCACTCGTGGGTCTTTGGGGAAGCCTGCTGCAAAGCCATGGTGTTTGTGATCAACGCCTGTATGTACAGCAGTGTTTTCATCATAACGCTTATGAGTTTGGAGCGTTTTGTTGCTGTGCGTTACCCCTTTGCGTCAGttaactggaagaaaaaaaaagcaatgaacAAAGTTCTTTTGGCTGTTTGGACTGTATCGTTCTTGTTCAGCATACCTGTCATCCCAACTCAGATAGTCGATACGGATCTTGGACAGGAGCAGTGTCTGTACCGCAATTACACCTCCACAACTCAAGAGCTTCTGTGTCTGCTGCTTGAGACAGTGTTGGGTTACATTTTACCCTTCTCCATCCTTGTGATCTGCTATGGCTGCCTGTGCAGCCGCATCACTCAGATGACTTTCAGGTCGAAACGCAAGTCCACCGTGGTGATCGGAAGCATTGTGATCGCGTTTGGCATCTGTTGGACACCCTACCACATTGGAAATCTTCTGTCGCTCGTCATCCTGGCCATGCAGGATTCCTACAAAGATGCAGCGGATAATCTGGAGAACATCAGGAGCACAATGGCAACCATTGCAGGAGCCTTGGTCTTCATCAGCAGCACTATCAACCCCATCCTCTATATGTTTGCAGCTCGCTCATTCAGAGAATCCCTGCGTGAAACTGGCATCCAGAAGCTCTTCCGTCACATCTCCAGCACCTCCCCAGGTGAGGGCAACAGGGAGGTGTCCTTTGTGACCAAGAAGCACAGCAACCAGTCTGAAACCTCACAGTGTGTGGTCGATTCAAATGTCCAAATGgatgttttgttgaaaatgtgcGAAGATGCACCATCCTGA